The proteins below are encoded in one region of Saccopteryx leptura isolate mSacLep1 chromosome 1, mSacLep1_pri_phased_curated, whole genome shotgun sequence:
- the C1QTNF6 gene encoding complement C1q tumor necrosis factor-related protein 6 — protein MGLAALDLLWAVLLLPLLVFGVPTEEPPSGEAVASNPPGHCRWCCDSEDPQASADSADVSLASPYTLPYVLPEVRPYINITILKGDKGDRGLPGIAGKLGKEGPQGVRGPQGTKGAKGQAGSPGGPCQTRYSAFSVGRKTALHSSEGFQPLLFDTVFVNPDGHFDLAAGHFIAPLRGLYFFSLNVHSWNFKETYVHVVHNEEAAVILYAQPSDRSIMQSQSVMLALAPGDRVWARLFKRERENAIYSDDVDTYITFSGHLIKPEDD, from the exons ATGGGGTTAGCTGCCCTGGACCTCCTCTGGGCAGTGCTCCTGCTCCCTCTCTTGGTGTTTGGGGTCCCCACTGAAGAGCCCCCCTCTGGGGAAGCTGTGGCCTCTAATCCTCCTGGGCATTGCCGATGGTGCTGTGACTCGGAGGATCCCCAGGCCTCTGCCGATTCTGCAGATGTGTCCTTGGCCTCTCCATACACCCTTCCATATGTGTTGCCTGAGGTCAGGCCCTATATTAACATTACCATTCTGAAGG GTGACAAAGGAGACCGAGGCCTGCCAGGCATTGCTGGGAAACTGGGCAAGGAGGGTCCTCAGGGAGTGCGAGGCCCGCAGGGCACCAAGGGCGCCAAGGGGCAGGCGGGCAGCCCTGGTGGCCCATGCCAGACTCGCTACTCAGCCTTCTCAGTGGGCCGGAAAACAGCCCTGCACAGCAGCGAGGGCTTCCAGCCGCTGCTCTTCGACACGGTCTTCGTCAACCCGGATGGGCACTTTGATCTGGCCGCAGGCCACTTTATTGCCCCGCTGCGCGGCCTCTACTTCTTCAGCCTCAACGTGCACAGCTGGAACTTCAAGGAGACGTACGTGCACGTGGTCCACAACGAGGAGGCGGCTGTCATACTGTATGCGCAGCCCAGCGACCGCAGCATCATGCAGAGCCAGAGCGTGATGCTTGCCCTGGCTCCAGGCGACCGCGTCTGGGCGCGGCTCTTCAAGCGCGAGCGTGAGAACGCCATATACAGTGATGACGTCGACACCTACATCACCTTCAGTGGCCACCTCATCAAACCGGAGGACGATTAG